GGAGCTGCCCGCGCGCGGAGACCGCGCCCCTCTCGACCCCGGCTTCCTCGCTGTCAAACAGCCGCCGTAGCGCCAGCTCCAGCCCGAGCCGGAGAAGTCCCGAGGAGACTACTTGGAGACTGCACCGCGGTAGATCGGAAactgggctgggcaggggagggaaaaggCTGGGTTTGCCTTACATTATCTCCGGGAGCTCTTTCCCCCGTTTTTATCCCACCCGGAGAAGCTGGGAAATCAGGGTTTAGATCTGCTTTGTCGGAGAACTAGGGAGCATTTTCATTGCCTTTTGGGGGATGACAGTGGATTCCCTTCCCACTGGGGTTAAAGATAACTACTTATGATGAGGTATTGGCCCGAAGGGCGAGGAGCGAGGAGCAGGCTGCTTACTGTATTTGGGTGAGTGAATCTGACAGGAAGAAGCTTTTCTCCAAATTACAGAGGTGACAAGTTAGTATTGTACAGAAGCAGGAATCCCTATACACACATCTACAGTTTGCATTTCCCCGGAAGCTGCCTAATGTATTGTTGCCTTGCACAGATTGAGTCTCCCTGAATACTTTGTGGCCTGAGGATCCGGTTCAACTCAAGTGGCATAGGACGTGTTCATTTTTGCACTGCACTGGGACCTTCTCTGAATTTTTCAGTTGCAAAGCTGCTTGACAGACACTTTTGTTTGCGTCTCATGCCTAGACTCCTTGCACTCTGAATTTGCACTGCTCAGGCCTGGGTTCTCATCTGAGCTTTGCCACTGACCCCTGGTGAAAACTCAGGTCTGTGCTCAAAGTTGAAATTGCACAAAACACAGCTCAAACTTGCATCAGACAGAAAGTGAACTTGGGCCTGCGTGCATGGCTCAGGTGTGGGCAAGGTGATGGACTCCTGAAGCGAAGAGGTGGTGCAGAGGGGGCACCACCCATGCTGCCCTGCTTCCAGCTGCTGCGCAtagggggaggcaggggtggtgaTCTCTACACCTTCCACCCCCCTAGCGGGGCTGGCTGCACCTACCGCTTGGGCCATAGGGCCGACCTGTGTGATGTGGCCCTGCAGCCCCAGCGGGAGCCTGGCCTCATCTCTGGAGTCCATGCGGAGCTGCATGCTGAGCGCCGGGGTGATGACTGGAGGGTCAGCCTGGAGGACCATAGCAGCCAAGGTGAGCAGTGAGCAGAGAGGCCTTGTGCCTGGGCAGTTGCAGTTCTGGGCTGGAATGAGTTAAGGGCCGCACAGggaccctgcctgcctcccaaaCTCCCCTATCAAGTTGGACAGTTGTAGTCCAGATCTGTCTTCCCATTAAAGGTGTGTAGTGTCAGAAGCTCTCTGTGAGGCTGGACCCTAATGGTCGCTGCCTGGGCTGGGAGGTAGATCCAGGGCCTGggccatcatcagggaaacatcCCAGTGGAGATGTTCTGGAGCCACTGGGGGCCAAGCTCAGATGACTCAGTTTCCAAATTTGCTGAGGCACCTTGTTGTCTGAAGGCAGTTATgatatgttgggttttttttttttttttttttttttttgagaaagagagtgagagagaggagctggggaaggggtagagggagtgggagcagcacactccccactgagcagaaagcctgatgcgggactgctggatcccggaactctgggatcatgacctgagcccaaggcacatgcttaactgagGTGCCCCTTGGATTATGTTTTAATGATCAGGGCATATGTCTTACTCCCTGACTTGCAGCCATTTGCAGTCAACTTCAGGCCACCTGGGTTTTGCCACTCTCCCCTGGTGAAACCTCAGGCCTGTCCCTTCAcctttctgggtctgtttcctcatAGGTAAAATGTAAGGCTTTGTAAAGTCTGTTTTGGGAATGTTAGGGAGATTAGATAACTGGATTAGCCAACATTTGTTTAGTGCTTACTGTAagagccaggcactgttttaagtgcaTTGAATGCAGGTGAGCACtaatatcattcccattttacagactaggAAAATGAGGCACAAGGTTAACTTGTCCAGGTTAACATAGCTGGTAAGGGTGGAGCCAAAATCTCAACCCAGACAGTCTAAGGTATGCCAGTAACTTTCTGTGTTGGAGCTGGGTTAGCATAGCTCTGAGAATGGGACCTCAGCAGTGAGGGAAGTCCATTTCTTCCATGTGCCCTGTGggaggacattaaaaaaaaaaaaaaaaaaaaaaaaaacttgttccCAACTCACGAAGAGCTTAATATCTGGTATCACCTGCTAAGGGACTTCAAATGTGAGAATTTAATGACAGGTGTCATGTTCTCATGTTCCCTAGAAAATCAGAGGAGGCCAGATTTCTCCACTTCTGACTCTggtcatttctgtttttgtcatCCTCTGTATGTCTGGTGCCCTGCCATCAACAGGGACTCTGGTCAATAATGTCCGACTTCCAAGGGGTCACAAGCTGGAGCTGAGTGATGGGGACCTTGTGACTTTTGGCCCTGAAGGGCCCCCGGGGACCAGCCCTTCGGAGTTCTACTTCATGTTCCAGCAAGTCCGAGTCAAACCTCAAGATTTTGCGGCCATTACCATCCCAAGGTCTAGTGGTGAACAGGGAACCAAGGCTGGCTTCCAGCCTATGCTGCCCCCCCAGGGGGCCCCACAGCGCCCCCTCAGCACCCTTTCCCCTGCCCCGAAAGCCACACTGATCCTCAATTCCATCGGCAGTCTCAGCAAGCTCAGACCCCTGCCTCTCACCTTCTCCAGGAGTGGGGCTAAGCCACAGAGCCTGCCCGCTCCCACTCCGCCTAGAGAGGTGGGGACCaccccttctgccccacccccaagaaaCCGGAGGAAATCGGCTCACCGAGTGTTGGCAGAGCTGGATGATGAGGGAGGGACTCCTGAGGGGCCCCCCCCAGTCTTTATGGAGCCCAGGAAGAAACTCCGTGTAGAGACAACCCCACGGACACCTGGTGGGTAAGTGGAGagatctcaatttttaactccTTTTTAGAGCCCCAGGCTGTAACGTGGCCCTCTGCTCTAGGGATAGAAATGGGAATGGGAATGGGAAGCGGACAGAGGTAGAAAAGACATTGGATTGGCAAGACCAATCTGGTTCACCATAGTCTAGTCAGTCTATCTAGATTCACTCTAGGATTATCCAGGGAAAAGTTCTAGGCTCCTTCTAGTTTCCAGTGACCTGGTTTTTGTGTCACTTTCTTCAGAAATCGACGTGGACGTCCTCGGAAGCACCCAGTGAGCACTCCCAGGGCTCCCCCTGCAGTTGGGAGTGGGGAGCCCTGTGCAGCCCCTCGTTGCTACCTACCCGAAGAAGAAACAGTTGCCTGGGTTCAGTGTGATGGTTGTGACGTCTGGTTCCATGTGGCCTGTGTTGGTTACAGCATCCAGGCTGCCAGGGAGGCTGACTTCCGGTGCCCAGGGTGTCGTGTAGGCATCCAGACCTAAGGCCCACCACCAGGGCACTAAAGTAGAGAGAGCTGGCACCTCCAGGCCACAGGTGGACATGGCAGGGCACCAATGGATCGTAAAGAAATGCCCCCTTCTTCCCTTGCCTTCCCAGGGGGGAATGACTACAGGGGAGGTGTCCATTGCTATGGATATTGACCCAAGGCCTGAAGCAGGCCCTCATGGCCAAGGTGACAGAAGAGATGGTTTCCTGCCAAAGAAAGATATTGCTGCTTCCGGGAAGCTGCCAGCAAGCTGGAAATTCCGTTACAAGCTGTAGGTCCTTGTTGTCATAGGCACTAGAATGTCTGTGGTCAGAGCACCCATCAATTGCAGAGGCTGTGCCTGGGTGGGTATAAGCCTCAGTCTTGGAACAACCGAGTGCTTAATGTTCTTGGATGGCATCACTAAAGGCATTCTGGAAAAACCTAAGGCACAGCCTCAAAACTTACATTGTGGGTAAACCACTGCCACTGACCATGATCATGACCTGGCTTTTCAGAGCTTTgcttctatttccaaataaagaatTAGCAGTTTCATTCACTCCTAGGTATGTATTCTTTTTCCATGTCTGATACTCCTTGCTTTCCAGGTCCTGAGAAAATGGTATGGTCTGGAAAACTAATTGACTCTTACTGGAAGGGACGAGCAAAGCAGAGTGTGAACCGGCTCACTTGATATAGAATGGGCTGGAAGTGGGAAGCTGGAGAAGGGGTCATTAAGGTTCCTagtttaaaggaaaaacagatcCGCTGCCATTAAAACAAAGTAGATGGAGTTTGGTCGAGTTCTGAGAATGGCAGAACCTTTGGAGAAGGTACGACTACGGAAGAGAAACTCCGGTCTGGTACATCAGCTACAGCAGACGCTCACCTGGTCTCGCGTGGATCAGCCTAACCCATGTATACAGTACACGGATTCTCTTCTGTGAGCCTCACACCAAGCCAGCAGTGTCAAAATGCTGTTTCTGTAGCTCTTACTAAGAAACACTTATCTTGACCTATTGCAATCTTTAGGTCCATTGCCTTCTATTACTTAGAATTACCAACCCCAGCTCGCCCCCACACACCAAGGAAACAGCTCCAAGCAAGTAATAGCAGAACCAGGACAAAAACATGGGGGTTTGGTGAGTCACTCATGGACAGGGTAGACCAAACCCTTAAGGGGAAACCAAATGGACTTGGTATCAACACAGCACAAGATGGAGTTTCTAGTACAGACAATATGCAGAAGAGAAGTATCTAAAGATGATTCCTTGGTTATAAAGCCACGAAGGACACTACCAGAGTGAAGTGGGGAAAGCAAAACGTCAGCTCCTAATAGGGAATTGGCTCTAAAAACAAggcatttcaggggcgcctgggtggttcactcagtttcagctcaggttgtgatctcagggtcctgggatggagccatgccttgagtctgcttctctttctctgcccctcccctgactcatattctcttaaataaataaaatctttaaaaaataaaagtaaggcATTCCACTTAAATTTCCCCAGGACTCTTAAGTCACAGGCTCCGAGGAACTAGCTCACACCTATAGGGGCCCTCTCCAAACAAGTGGGTTCCAATACCGGCTTTCCCCCTGACATTGTAGGACTGAGCAGTTTAAGTGGCACCTTGGTGTCAGGGTCATTGGGTTCTAAGAGCTATTAATATCTAACTATTGGGTATCCCCATCCCCTCTTCAGCCACCAAAAGAGGACAAACCAAAGACAGAAGTGTCTACCTACTGTGTCCCAGGCTTCTTTATTTAAGAAAGTGATGTGGGGATTAAAAACAAGAGCATCCTTGAACTTGACCTTCCCTCCAACAAGTCCCCCcaaactccctgcccccacacccttTGTGTTCCCAAATCCTTTCTTAGTGAATGAAGAA
The DNA window shown above is from Ailuropoda melanoleuca isolate Jingjing chromosome 6, ASM200744v2, whole genome shotgun sequence and carries:
- the TCF19 gene encoding transcription factor 19 — protein: MLPCFQLLRIGGGRGGDLYTFHPPSGAGCTYRLGHRADLCDVALQPQREPGLISGVHAELHAERRGDDWRVSLEDHSSQGTLVNNVRLPRGHKLELSDGDLVTFGPEGPPGTSPSEFYFMFQQVRVKPQDFAAITIPRSSGEQGTKAGFQPMLPPQGAPQRPLSTLSPAPKATLILNSIGSLSKLRPLPLTFSRSGAKPQSLPAPTPPREVGTTPSAPPPRNRRKSAHRVLAELDDEGGTPEGPPPVFMEPRKKLRVETTPRTPGGNRRGRPRKHPVSTPRAPPAVGSGEPCAAPRCYLPEEETVAWVQCDGCDVWFHVACVGYSIQAAREADFRCPGCRVGIQT